ATTTGGATTTTTTGAGAAAAATGCTCAATCTCTAAGCTCTAAGCCTAAGATATGGATTCATGCTGTGTCAGTTGGAGAAGTAGTTGCTGTGTCAGGGATGATTAAAAAGCTTTCCAATAAATATGAGATAATTTTAAGCACCGTTACTGACACTGGACAGAGAGTAGCTCAAAATAGATTTAAAGACCATAATGTGCAGATAATATACATGCCTTTTGATATTCCCTTTGTAATTAATAAAACTTTAAAACATTTTATGCCTGTTGCATTAATTCTCACTGAAACAGAGCTCTGGCCTAATTTGATAAGGGTTGCTTCTAAAAAAATACCTGTAATTCTTGCCAATGGAAGAATAAGTGATAAATCTTTTAAAGGTTACAGGAAAGTCAAATTTTTTATAAAACCTTTGCTCAAAAAATTTACTCTTTTATGTGTTCAGGAACAGCAGTATAAAGAAAAATTTTTAAATCTTGGCGCAGAACAACAGAAGATTCATATTACAGGAAATATGAAGTTTGATATAGAGTTAAAACCAATCCATTTTACTTGGGAAAAATCAATTCCAAAGCCTGTTATTATTGCAGGAAGTACTCACGAACCTGAAGAGGAGATTGTTTTAGATTCTTTTTTAAATCTTGATATTCCAGGAACGCTTATAATAGTTCCAAGACATCCTGAAAGATTTGATGTAGTAGAAAAAACTATAAAAAGTAAACTTAACAATAATCTTTTATTTTTTAGACTGTCAGAAATAAATCCACATCAAGATTTACCGTATTCGAGTGAAAAATTTTCCATGATAATTCTTGTTGATCAGATGGGTATACTTGGTAGCCTTTATCGTATCTGCCATATTGCCATTATTGGAGGAAGCTTTATTCCCCATGGAGGACAGAATCCTCTTGAGCCAGCTTATTGGAGTAAACCAATTGTATGTGGGCCGCACATGCATAATTTTCCATTTATAGAGGAATTTTTAAATCAAAAGGCATGTATAATGACAGACAAAGATTCTTTATCACAAGTTTTGAAAGAGCTGATTGAAAATAGTGAACTAAGGCAAACAATGGGTGAAAGAGCATATCAACTCTTTTTGAGTAAATCAGGTGCAACAGAGAAAACTTTAAAATTACTTCAAAGAATCATCCCATAGCAAGTTTTTCAAGATAATAAAAAACCAAACTCAATTTTGTTGACATTTTAAATGGATTTATTATAATATAAATTAATTTTATAAAAGGATAAAAAAAATTAATGGGAGGTTATTATGGAAGAATCATTAATTCTTTTTGCTATTGCTTCGCCATTAATCATGATAGTTGGCTTATCTTTTAAATTTTATCAAATTTCTAAAATGCCTTTCAATATAAGATGGGAAATATATCCACTTCCTCTTGAGAATGGAAAAAGAAGACATTATGGTGGATCCTATCTTGAAGAAGTCGACTGGGTTAATAAGCCACACAAAAAAAGTTTTATTAAAGAATTCACAGAACCTTTAAAAGAAATCCTCTATCTTCATAGAGTCAAAGAATTCAACACTTATGGATTATGGCTCTGGTCAATGGCTCTTCATTGGGGAATATGGTTACTTTTTACTTGGGTTATACTACTGTTTATCACATTGATTTTTGATAATTTTTCAATTTCTAAGTTTTCTTTTATTCCCTACTTATCATATTTTCTTGGCTCTTTTGGTTCTCTAGCTCTAATCATAAAGAGAATATCAAACAAAGAGTTGAAACTTTATACCTCTGGAATTGACTACCTCAATCTTGTTTTTCTACTCTCAATCTTTGTAACTGGAATTCTGATGATACTTAGTGGAGACTTTATAGAAGAGACTTTATCTTATATTAATGGAGTTGTCCATCTTAATCTTTCATTATCTGAGCTATCTACATTTACTGTAATCCATTTTTTGCTCTTTGAAGTTTTTCTTGTATATATTCCATTTTCACGCTTTTTCCATGGTCCTGTAAAGTTTTTTACCTTCCATAAAATACTATGGGATGATGAATATCAAAAAAAGGACTCTCCAGAAGAAAAAAGAATATCTCAGCAGCTTAATTACAGAGTATTATGGGCAGGACCGCACATTCTTCCTAATCAAACATGGCTTGAAAATGCCAAAAATACCAATCTTCATGAGAAATAGAGGAGGTAACTCATGAATTATTTTAGAAATTTTTCGAAAGAGACAAAAGAACCGCTTATAAACTTAAAATTAGAGGATATGATACCGCTATCTCCATACATTGAAGAAAAAGATGGCTTCAAGGAAATTTCAGATGACTGGAAGAATAAATATAATTTTTCTCTAGACGGATTTTCTGCTTTCCCTTTTCCAGAGCCTACAGAAGAAGAAAAGAAAAAAATTGTGGAAAAATTTTTAAGAGGAATTGAAAAACTCTTAAATCCTGAATCTAACTGGACATTTTTAAAACCCTTCTCTTTATCTTTAAAATACTGTGTTAAATGCAATACCTGTGCAGAGGCTTGCCATGTTTATATTGGAAGTGGCAAAAAGGAGATTTATAGACCCAATTTCCGTTCAGAAATTTTAAGAAAAATTTATAAAAGATACTTTACAACCACTGGTAAATTATTAAAATCCTTTGTAGGCGCAGATATAGAAGCAAATTATGCATCAATAAGAAGACTCTTAGAACTTGCCTATCGCTGTACGCTTTGCAGAAGATGTGTTCTATACTGTCCTGTAGGCATTGATAATGGATTAATTGCAAGAGAGATTAGAAAACTATTCAGTCAGGAACTTGGTATGGCTCCTGTAGAAGTCTATAAAAAAGGCACTAGACTTCATCTTAAAACAGGTTCATCAACAGGAATGGGACCTAAAGCATTCAAGGATATTATAAAGTTCATTGAAGAGGATATACACCAAAGAATAGGAAGAAAGATAAATATCCCTGTTGACAAAAAAGGTGCGGATATTCTACTTCTACACAATGGTGGCGAATATCTCGCCTGGCCCGACCATATTGCTGCCTTTGCCATATTGTTTGATATTGCTGGAGTTAATTATACCTTAAGCAGTGAAACTCTTGGTTACGATGGTGTTAACTATGGAGCATGGTACGATGATGTGGAACTTGCCAGAGTAGGACTAAGACATTTAGAGATTGCCCATGATCTTGGCGTAAAAAAACTTGTAGTAGGTGAATGTGGTCACTCTCATAAGGTTTATACAATTATATTTGATAGAATTCTTCCTGCAAGCTCTCCTTTATGGAACATCAAGAGAGAATCATGCATTCCACTAATGTGGGAAATAGTTAAAAGTGGAAAGATAAAGTTCGATCCAAGTAGAAATAACTTTCCAATTACGATGCATGATTCCTGTAATATAGTTAGACTTATGGGTGTAGTAAAACCTCAAAGAGAAATTATTAAAGCTATCTCACCTGATACATACAGAGAAATGAATCCTAATGGTTCCTATAACTATTGCTGTGGTGGAGGAAGCGGATTTGCAATAATTCGTTCTCTCAATTTTCCAGTATGGAAAAATAAAGTCTCTCTCAGGTTAAAGACAAAACAGATTCTTGATACATTTAAAGATGTTTTGGACAAAGATATACCAAAACTCGTAGTAGCCCCCTGTTCTAACTGTAAGGGATCATTAAGAGATATGATACATAACTATGGATTGTTTGAGAAATTTAAGATTAATTATTCAGGATTGGCAGAATTAATTGTTAATGCTATTGCGAATATCCCGCCATTCTTAAATCTTGATGAGCTTCCAGAGTAATCTGGAAGCTCTATTTTATTACTCTTGATTCAAAGTTTTTCTCAAAAATAGCATCTTTAAGAACAGCACCTGTAAATATTGTAGCAATTAGAAAACATCTTATGAACTCAGCAGATTTAAGATTTGTTCTCAAAAATTTTACACCTGATAAATCTGATTTAAAGAAACTTACACCTTCCATATCAGCATCAGAAAAGTCTGCTGCTGTAAATGTTCCCTGATTTAGATTTGCGCTTCTAAGGTAGGCTTTTGCAAAGTTTCCAAGAGATGCCTCAACCATCTGCAAATTCGCATTTTCCATATGAGCCTCTTGAAAATTACAAGCTGTAATTTTAGCACTGGTAAGATTTACACCTTTCATATTGGAAAAGCTAAAATTAGCTCCAGGCAAAAAGGAAAAGTTAAGGTCTGCATTGATGAGAACCGCTCCTTTAAAAGATGCTCCAGTAAGATTAGAACTATCCATTTTGCAATC
The nucleotide sequence above comes from Thermodesulfovibrio aggregans. Encoded proteins:
- a CDS encoding 3-deoxy-D-manno-octulosonic acid transferase, with translation MRKRWIREKFGFFEKNAQSLSSKPKIWIHAVSVGEVVAVSGMIKKLSNKYEIILSTVTDTGQRVAQNRFKDHNVQIIYMPFDIPFVINKTLKHFMPVALILTETELWPNLIRVASKKIPVILANGRISDKSFKGYRKVKFFIKPLLKKFTLLCVQEQQYKEKFLNLGAEQQKIHITGNMKFDIELKPIHFTWEKSIPKPVIIAGSTHEPEEEIVLDSFLNLDIPGTLIIVPRHPERFDVVEKTIKSKLNNNLLFFRLSEINPHQDLPYSSEKFSMIILVDQMGILGSLYRICHIAIIGGSFIPHGGQNPLEPAYWSKPIVCGPHMHNFPFIEEFLNQKACIMTDKDSLSQVLKELIENSELRQTMGERAYQLFLSKSGATEKTLKLLQRIIP
- a CDS encoding respiratory nitrate reductase subunit gamma, translating into MEESLILFAIASPLIMIVGLSFKFYQISKMPFNIRWEIYPLPLENGKRRHYGGSYLEEVDWVNKPHKKSFIKEFTEPLKEILYLHRVKEFNTYGLWLWSMALHWGIWLLFTWVILLFITLIFDNFSISKFSFIPYLSYFLGSFGSLALIIKRISNKELKLYTSGIDYLNLVFLLSIFVTGILMILSGDFIEETLSYINGVVHLNLSLSELSTFTVIHFLLFEVFLVYIPFSRFFHGPVKFFTFHKILWDDEYQKKDSPEEKRISQQLNYRVLWAGPHILPNQTWLENAKNTNLHEK
- a CDS encoding (Fe-S)-binding protein; translation: MNYFRNFSKETKEPLINLKLEDMIPLSPYIEEKDGFKEISDDWKNKYNFSLDGFSAFPFPEPTEEEKKKIVEKFLRGIEKLLNPESNWTFLKPFSLSLKYCVKCNTCAEACHVYIGSGKKEIYRPNFRSEILRKIYKRYFTTTGKLLKSFVGADIEANYASIRRLLELAYRCTLCRRCVLYCPVGIDNGLIAREIRKLFSQELGMAPVEVYKKGTRLHLKTGSSTGMGPKAFKDIIKFIEEDIHQRIGRKINIPVDKKGADILLLHNGGEYLAWPDHIAAFAILFDIAGVNYTLSSETLGYDGVNYGAWYDDVELARVGLRHLEIAHDLGVKKLVVGECGHSHKVYTIIFDRILPASSPLWNIKRESCIPLMWEIVKSGKIKFDPSRNNFPITMHDSCNIVRLMGVVKPQREIIKAISPDTYREMNPNGSYNYCCGGGSGFAIIRSLNFPVWKNKVSLRLKTKQILDTFKDVLDKDIPKLVVAPCSNCKGSLRDMIHNYGLFEKFKINYSGLAELIVNAIANIPPFLNLDELPE
- a CDS encoding pentapeptide repeat-containing protein, which translates into the protein MTKNELLIRIQNNPDLSGLDLSGIKLSELDLVGVNFTRCILKKADLSKSNLALCIFDESDLTDCKMDSSNLTGASFKGAVLINADLNFSFLPGANFSFSNMKGVNLTSAKITACNFQEAHMENANLQMVEASLGNFAKAYLRSANLNQGTFTAADFSDADMEGVSFFKSDLSGVKFLRTNLKSAEFIRCFLIATIFTGAVLKDAIFEKNFESRVIK